ATGTCCAACAAACAAGTTCTATGGCCTGCTGATAAAATAAAGAAAGGAAGCATAGTAAATGCCAAGGCCTCCCAAATGCAGATGGATAAGCGCACATCCGGGTGTTTGTTATTTTAAACCTGCGGGTGTTCCTCAAAATCTGCTCAGGCAGGTAGAGCTTACAATGGATGAACTTGAAGCTCTCAGGCTTTCCGATCTTATCGGGCTTAGCCAGACAGAAGCTGCAATGCATATGAATATTTCCAGAGCAACTTTTGGAAGAATTGTAGCAAAAGCACGGAACAAAATTGCTGAAGCACTGGTTAATGGAATGGCAATTAATATTACAGGCGGAAGTGTAGAGTTAAGGCCGCCTGTCAGGAGAAGGCGCGGCAGCAGAGGATTTAACTTTAATCACGGATAAATTTAATGAGTGAGATTGAAGAAATATTTTCACGTATTCAAAGTCAAATTATGGGCGGAGGTACAGAACGATTTTCCGATAAAGTTGTGGAGCTTGCTTACGACCCAATTAACTCCGGCGACATGGAAAACCCGGACGGGCAAGGTTATGTCAAAGGGGATTGCGGCGATTCCATAACAGTGTTTTTAAAAACTGAAAACAATACTATTAAGGAAGCTCGTTTTCTTGCAGACGGGTGTGCCGCTACATTGGCATGCGGAAGTGCAGTAACTGAACTCAGCAAAGGCAAATCCCTGTACGATGCAAAAAAAATATACCCGCAGACAGTAATCAGATTTCTGGACGGACTGCCTGCATCCCACACACATTGCAGT
Above is a genomic segment from bacterium containing:
- a CDS encoding DUF134 domain-containing protein yields the protein MPRPPKCRWISAHPGVCYFKPAGVPQNLLRQVELTMDELEALRLSDLIGLSQTEAAMHMNISRATFGRIVAKARNKIAEALVNGMAINITGGSVELRPPVRRRRGSRGFNFNHG
- a CDS encoding iron-sulfur cluster assembly scaffold protein yields the protein MSEIEEIFSRIQSQIMGGGTERFSDKVVELAYDPINSGDMENPDGQGYVKGDCGDSITVFLKTENNTIKEARFLADGCAATLACGSAVTELSKGKSLYDAKKIYPQTVIRFLDGLPASHTHCSILAVQALREALYDVNNKTGGDI